The following are from one region of the Candidatus Zixiibacteriota bacterium genome:
- a CDS encoding radical SAM protein, with protein MKGLTKWRKFRIMARAAKNILLGRPITVSFEITYNCNARCEHCDLGDYVKEPRLGPDHFARWMDILRPAVAQISGGEPLLRKDLAEIVAEMRRRDPTAVFVITTNVQLLNEEKYLKLRQAGIDQFSFSLDYPDERHNEFRHLKGNFEHIAELAPRLARYGNHDIILACVVQSGNFRDLPRIAELARDWGVAVNFSTYNELRTGKSHYSVNRPEDLQDLEQVIDRLVAMQKDGYPIHTSEWTLRQMIEFFRHGSRPGCRAGQRFLIINPWAKLTPCGMFREEYDSRPELIKHFSLRNSCGKCYTAIRANSEKTPYRLLVDAIRAAKTGR; from the coding sequence GTGAAGGGACTCACGAAATGGCGTAAATTTCGGATTATGGCTCGGGCGGCAAAAAATATCCTTCTGGGGCGGCCGATAACGGTCTCATTCGAAATTACATACAACTGCAACGCCCGGTGCGAGCATTGCGATTTGGGCGATTACGTGAAGGAACCGCGGCTAGGACCGGATCATTTCGCCCGCTGGATGGATATTCTTCGTCCGGCCGTAGCGCAGATATCCGGCGGCGAACCGCTTCTCAGGAAAGACCTGGCCGAGATAGTTGCGGAAATGCGGCGGCGCGATCCGACGGCGGTATTCGTGATCACCACCAATGTCCAGCTCCTCAATGAGGAGAAATACCTGAAATTGCGCCAGGCCGGGATCGACCAGTTTTCGTTTTCGCTTGATTATCCCGATGAGCGGCACAACGAGTTTCGTCATCTGAAAGGGAATTTTGAACATATTGCCGAGCTTGCCCCACGGCTGGCCCGTTATGGTAATCATGACATCATCCTGGCCTGCGTGGTACAAAGCGGCAATTTTCGCGATTTACCCCGGATCGCCGAACTGGCCCGGGACTGGGGCGTGGCGGTGAATTTCAGCACATATAATGAACTTCGGACCGGCAAGAGCCATTATTCAGTCAACCGCCCTGAGGATTTGCAGGATCTGGAACAGGTGATTGACAGGCTGGTGGCGATGCAAAAAGACGGTTACCCGATCCACACCTCGGAATGGACTCTGAGGCAGATGATCGAATTTTTCCGACACGGCAGTCGGCCCGGTTGCCGGGCTGGACAGAGATTCCTGATTATCAACCCCTGGGCGAAACTGACCCCGTGCGGGATGTTTCGTGAAGAATACGATTCCAGGCCGGAATTAATAAAGCACTTTTCTCTTAGGAATAGCTGCGGGAAATGCTATACGGCTATCAGGGCCAATTCCGAAAAAACCCCTTATCGGTTGCTGGTCGATGCCATTCGGGCGGCAAAAACCGGTAGATAA
- a CDS encoding inositol-3-phosphate synthase has product MPKVRVAIIGVGNCASSFVQGVEYYRKAKDTDFVPGLMHVNLGGYHISDIEFSAAIDIDKNKVGKDLAEAIYTRPNNTYKFCDVPKTGIIVQRGMTHDGLGKYLSQIIEKAPGDTVNIVKLLKDTKTDVVVSYLPVGSETATKWYVEQILEAGCGFVNCIPVFIAREKYWQGRFREKGLPVIGDDIKSQVGATITHRILTRLFRERGVRLERTSQLNVGGNTDFLNMLERERLESKKISKTNAVTSQLDYDMGPGNVHIGPSDYVEWLADRKWAYIRMEGRTFGDVPLNIEMKMEVWDSPNSAGVVIDAVRCCKLGLDNGLSGALEAPSAYFKKSPPVQYTDDEARRMTEEFILKYGWKGETPSKRKLTIKAKASPPRTTDRTKTTITTRRKRVTETVAKK; this is encoded by the coding sequence ATGCCAAAAGTAAGGGTCGCTATAATCGGTGTCGGCAACTGCGCGTCATCATTCGTCCAGGGTGTGGAGTACTACCGTAAAGCCAAAGATACCGATTTTGTTCCGGGTTTGATGCATGTCAACCTGGGTGGATATCATATCAGCGATATCGAATTCTCGGCCGCCATCGATATCGACAAGAATAAAGTCGGCAAAGACCTGGCCGAGGCCATTTATACCCGGCCTAACAATACTTACAAATTCTGTGATGTGCCCAAGACCGGTATTATCGTTCAGCGCGGGATGACTCATGATGGGCTGGGCAAATACCTCAGCCAGATCATCGAGAAGGCTCCCGGCGACACGGTCAATATCGTTAAACTGCTCAAGGACACCAAAACCGATGTGGTCGTCAGCTATCTCCCGGTCGGTTCGGAAACTGCCACCAAGTGGTATGTCGAGCAGATTCTTGAGGCCGGATGCGGTTTTGTCAACTGTATCCCGGTATTCATCGCCCGCGAAAAATACTGGCAGGGACGTTTCCGGGAAAAAGGTCTGCCGGTGATCGGCGATGATATTAAATCCCAGGTCGGCGCCACCATTACCCATCGTATTCTGACCCGCCTATTCCGCGAACGCGGAGTTCGGCTTGAACGCACCAGCCAGCTCAATGTCGGCGGCAACACCGACTTTCTGAATATGCTCGAACGTGAACGTCTGGAATCCAAGAAAATATCCAAGACCAACGCCGTCACCAGTCAGCTCGATTATGATATGGGACCGGGCAATGTCCATATCGGCCCGTCGGACTATGTCGAATGGCTGGCCGACCGTAAATGGGCCTATATCCGTATGGAAGGCCGGACGTTCGGCGATGTACCGCTGAATATCGAGATGAAAATGGAAGTCTGGGACTCCCCGAATTCCGCCGGAGTGGTTATCGATGCCGTCCGCTGTTGCAAACTGGGACTCGACAACGGTCTCTCCGGAGCACTCGAAGCTCCTTCGGCTTACTTCAAGAAATCTCCTCCGGTACAGTACACCGATGATGAAGCCCGCAGAATGACCGAAGAATTCATCCTCAAATATGGCTGGAAAGGGGAAACCCCTTCCAAACGAAAACTGACCATCAAGGCCAAAGCCTCGCCCCCCCGAACCACGGACCGGACAAAGACCACCATCACCACTCGACGGAAAAGGGTTACCGAAACGGTGGCCAAAAAGTAG
- a CDS encoding MtnX-like HAD-IB family phosphatase, giving the protein MTDKKQAIFCDFDGTFASRDVGYRLFKHFSDGKNDEIVAAWKAMKISSRECLLEEARMVRASESEIKSFLDQFELRPGAAEFYHEVTRRNIPFYIVSDGIDLYLDYILEKNGLGKIKRFCNHGIVKDSRLRLEFPYDNHGCPRCGCCKGARIGDIIGPNPSIWQVIFIGDGLSDLCALPRSNLIFARGDLLDYCQANSISAIEYQNFFDIMNYLKMSG; this is encoded by the coding sequence ATGACTGATAAAAAACAGGCCATTTTTTGCGATTTCGATGGGACCTTTGCTTCCCGCGATGTCGGTTATCGGTTGTTTAAGCATTTCTCCGACGGGAAAAATGATGAAATTGTGGCCGCCTGGAAAGCCATGAAAATATCCTCGAGAGAATGCCTGCTTGAAGAGGCCCGGATGGTCCGGGCTTCGGAATCCGAGATTAAATCCTTCCTCGATCAATTTGAACTCCGCCCCGGGGCGGCCGAATTTTACCACGAGGTGACCCGAAGAAATATTCCCTTCTATATCGTTTCCGATGGTATCGATTTATATCTTGATTATATCCTTGAAAAAAACGGTCTGGGCAAAATTAAACGTTTCTGCAATCACGGAATTGTGAAAGACAGCCGCCTCAGGCTGGAATTCCCTTATGACAATCACGGTTGTCCGCGATGCGGGTGTTGTAAGGGGGCCCGGATCGGCGATATAATCGGGCCGAATCCCTCGATTTGGCAGGTTATTTTTATCGGGGACGGTCTCTCCGATCTTTGCGCCCTTCCCCGGTCCAATCTGATTTTCGCCCGCGGCGATCTGCTTGATTATTGTCAAGCCAATTCTATTTCTGCTATTGAATATCAAAATTTTTTTGATATAATGAATTACTTAAAGATGTCCGGATAA
- the asnS gene encoding asparagine--tRNA ligase: MDYFKRTRISQILVDDRIETGKEIIILGWVRTIRLSKTVAFVEINDGSCVGNIQVVANNPDNFPVLKDILTGAAVRVVGKLVESPAEGQKYELVPDVLELVGPADQSYPLQKKRHSFEFLREIAHLRMRTNTFGAVNRMRSKIAYAVHKFYQERGFYYLHTPIITASDCEGAGEMFRVTTFDLNKAPVKDGKIDYDADFFGAETYLTVSGQLEAEIGAMALSDVYTFAPTFRAENSNTSRHASEFWMIEPEMAFCDLQEDMDLAVDFLKYLFKYALEECPDEMAFFGKWIDKTLHQTLEHVVTSDFERLTYGEAVKLLEKADQKFEYPVGWGQDLQSEHERYLTEKVFLRPVIVYDYPKDIKAFYMRVNDDEKTVAAMDVLVPKIGEIIGGSQREERYDVLMNHMKLKGLNTDLYGWYFDLRKYGSAPHAGFGLGFERTLMYITGMANIRDVMPFPRVPRWAKF; this comes from the coding sequence ATGGATTATTTCAAACGCACCAGGATTTCTCAGATCCTTGTCGATGACCGGATCGAAACCGGCAAGGAGATTATTATCCTTGGCTGGGTCCGGACTATCAGGCTGTCCAAAACCGTGGCTTTTGTGGAAATCAACGATGGCTCGTGTGTCGGTAATATCCAGGTGGTTGCCAATAATCCCGATAATTTCCCGGTCCTCAAAGATATTCTCACCGGCGCGGCCGTGCGAGTGGTCGGCAAACTGGTCGAATCTCCCGCCGAGGGGCAGAAATACGAGCTGGTGCCCGATGTCCTGGAACTGGTGGGGCCGGCTGACCAGAGCTACCCCCTCCAGAAAAAACGGCACTCCTTCGAATTTCTGCGCGAGATTGCTCACCTGAGGATGCGGACCAACACTTTCGGCGCGGTCAACCGGATGCGTTCCAAAATCGCCTATGCCGTGCATAAGTTCTACCAGGAACGGGGCTTTTATTATCTCCATACCCCGATCATCACCGCCTCCGATTGCGAGGGGGCGGGGGAGATGTTTCGGGTGACCACTTTCGATCTCAATAAGGCCCCGGTTAAGGACGGCAAGATCGATTATGATGCCGATTTCTTCGGGGCCGAAACCTATCTGACCGTGTCCGGACAGCTCGAGGCCGAAATCGGGGCGATGGCCTTGAGCGATGTTTACACTTTCGCGCCCACCTTCCGGGCCGAGAACTCCAACACCTCGCGTCATGCTTCGGAGTTCTGGATGATCGAGCCCGAGATGGCTTTCTGCGACCTGCAGGAAGATATGGACCTGGCCGTGGATTTCCTGAAATACCTGTTTAAATACGCTCTGGAAGAATGTCCCGATGAAATGGCCTTCTTCGGCAAGTGGATCGATAAAACTCTCCACCAGACCCTGGAGCATGTCGTCACCTCGGATTTCGAACGCCTGACCTACGGCGAGGCGGTCAAACTGCTGGAAAAAGCCGACCAGAAATTCGAATACCCGGTCGGATGGGGTCAGGATTTGCAGTCCGAACATGAACGGTACCTCACCGAAAAGGTTTTTCTCAGGCCGGTTATTGTCTATGACTACCCGAAAGATATCAAGGCTTTTTACATGCGGGTCAACGATGATGAAAAAACCGTGGCGGCCATGGATGTCCTGGTCCCGAAAATCGGCGAGATCATCGGCGGCTCGCAGCGCGAGGAGCGGTATGATGTCCTGATGAATCATATGAAGCTGAAAGGCCTCAACACCGATCTTTACGGCTGGTATTTCGATCTGCGGAAATATGGTTCGGCGCCTCATGCCGGTTTCGGGCTGGGATTCGAGCGGACTTTGATGTATATCACCGGGATGGCGAATATTCGTGATGTCATGCCGTTTCCCCGCGTCCCCCGCTGGGCCAAATTTTAG
- a CDS encoding TetR/AcrR family transcriptional regulator, translating into MNENLIVDLEKAGIISATFRKLSPDKKERLYETALATFGGNVFDRVSLDMIADKAGISKGSLFQYFGYKENLLGFVGEIFLDNYRIFWCKRTGSGHEIRSRERLRRFLEGPAEFREEHPVEADFLAKMLFENSRELSNDFRRRIRDTEREHLTAIIRRGARTAEIRQDIPPEIIAATVNVIMETITRYLYDARGKTKRFEKTADFKDILEKILFDGIRG; encoded by the coding sequence ATGAATGAAAATTTGATTGTCGATCTGGAGAAAGCCGGGATTATCTCGGCCACTTTCCGCAAGCTTTCACCCGACAAAAAAGAACGTTTATATGAAACAGCCCTGGCGACGTTCGGCGGCAATGTATTTGACCGGGTTTCGCTTGATATGATCGCCGATAAGGCCGGGATTTCAAAGGGATCGCTGTTTCAATATTTCGGATACAAGGAAAATTTGCTGGGTTTTGTCGGCGAAATATTCCTTGATAATTACCGTATTTTCTGGTGCAAACGGACCGGTTCGGGCCATGAAATCAGGTCCCGTGAAAGGTTACGGCGATTTCTGGAAGGACCGGCTGAATTTCGCGAGGAACATCCGGTGGAGGCAGATTTCCTTGCGAAAATGCTTTTCGAGAACAGCCGGGAATTAAGCAACGATTTTCGCCGGAGGATTCGTGATACGGAGAGGGAACATTTGACGGCGATAATTCGGCGCGGGGCGCGGACGGCCGAAATCCGCCAGGATATCCCGCCCGAAATCATTGCGGCCACCGTGAATGTCATCATGGAAACTATCACCCGATATCTTTATGATGCCCGCGGCAAAACCAAACGTTTTGAGAAGACGGCCGATTTTAAGGATATCCTGGAGAAAATTCTGTTCGACGGTATTCGGGGTTAG
- a CDS encoding NTP transferase domain-containing protein, with protein sequence MKAIIMAGGFGTRLRPLTINIPKPMVPIASIPMMEHVVNLLKKNGFTDLISLLFFQADEIKNHFKDGRTFGVRMEYLQPAEDYGTAGAVRYAESFIDDTVVVISGDVLTDFNLKEAIEWHRARNSEATILLTRVENPLPYGIVITDEDGRIVRFLEKPSWGEAFSDTINTGIYILEPHTVRLIPPKTNFDFSQNLYPLMLSKKMGLYGMTTKGYWKDVGNVNEYALAHEDFLAGQINLQLSLEKRRIDQADVYLGENVRLGNDLKMEGVVVCADHVTIDDNAVIVNSVIGARSRVGERSEINNSVIWSDSNVGAESQINRAIICSQSTIGDNVALMDNVIVSDNCSIGNGATVKANCKIWAGKTVDEGAIVSSSLVWGEKWNRELFTQSKVTGLALTEITPEMSVKLGGAFGAFLGQGKRVVTSRDASDTSRLLKRGLIAGFLAAGVHADDLEMLPIPVVRYALRSGDYAAGVYVRHNPLDNNQIDFIFFNGDGLDMPTTKLKKVERLFFGEDFRRAKLNEIGHLDMPQGMLEDYRTDFITSIKPEVIRKAGFKVVIDYANGGSSIVFPTIFSQLGINLVALNAFMDPRQFSRHPDEMAQSIVQLSSIVKTLHADIGFLINPAAEKLTVVDENGFFIDSQLLLLLVADLFLRTHSARRIAVPVAASMGVDEIASRYNVEVVRVRNSHLSMMEAHQQGNVDFVGGTLGGFIFPGFQMGSDAILAAVYILEMMAKEKIRLGELRGHYEKYIRKTISVPCPWSKKGTVMRHLITETANKERQLIDGVRVIENDGWVLIGPDNLTAAFTILAESESKDVVNQLISDYKTIVEKAQSAEE encoded by the coding sequence ATGAAGGCGATTATTATGGCCGGGGGATTCGGAACCCGGTTACGTCCTCTGACCATCAATATCCCCAAACCGATGGTGCCGATTGCCTCAATACCGATGATGGAACATGTTGTCAATCTGCTCAAGAAAAACGGTTTCACCGATCTGATCTCCCTTTTGTTCTTCCAGGCCGATGAAATTAAAAACCATTTCAAGGATGGCCGGACTTTCGGGGTCCGCATGGAGTACCTTCAACCCGCCGAAGACTATGGTACGGCCGGGGCGGTCCGCTATGCCGAATCTTTTATCGATGATACGGTAGTGGTGATTTCCGGAGATGTTCTCACCGATTTCAATCTGAAAGAGGCGATCGAATGGCACCGGGCCAGAAACTCCGAGGCTACCATATTGCTGACCCGGGTCGAAAATCCCCTGCCCTACGGGATCGTTATTACCGATGAAGATGGCCGGATTGTCCGGTTTCTGGAAAAACCGTCCTGGGGCGAAGCCTTTTCCGATACCATCAATACCGGGATCTATATTCTCGAACCCCATACCGTTCGCCTGATCCCGCCCAAAACCAATTTCGATTTTTCCCAGAATTTATACCCCCTGATGCTGTCGAAAAAAATGGGCCTTTATGGTATGACCACCAAAGGGTACTGGAAAGATGTCGGCAATGTCAATGAATATGCCCTCGCCCACGAGGATTTCCTGGCCGGCCAGATTAATCTTCAGCTCAGCCTGGAAAAGAGACGGATCGATCAGGCCGATGTATACCTTGGTGAAAACGTCCGGCTCGGCAATGACCTCAAAATGGAAGGGGTTGTCGTCTGCGCCGACCATGTGACCATCGATGATAACGCCGTTATCGTCAATTCCGTAATCGGGGCTCGCTCACGCGTGGGCGAACGATCCGAAATCAATAACTCGGTTATTTGGTCCGATTCGAATGTAGGGGCCGAATCGCAAATAAACCGGGCCATTATCTGTTCCCAATCGACTATCGGCGACAATGTCGCCCTGATGGATAATGTCATTGTCTCCGACAACTGCAGTATCGGCAATGGCGCTACTGTCAAGGCTAATTGTAAAATCTGGGCGGGGAAGACAGTCGATGAAGGCGCTATTGTGTCATCATCGCTGGTCTGGGGCGAAAAATGGAACCGCGAGCTGTTTACCCAATCCAAAGTAACCGGTTTGGCTCTGACCGAAATAACCCCTGAAATGTCGGTCAAACTCGGCGGGGCCTTCGGCGCCTTCCTTGGCCAAGGCAAACGGGTCGTTACCAGTCGTGATGCCTCCGATACCTCGCGTCTCCTGAAACGTGGCCTGATTGCCGGATTTTTGGCCGCCGGGGTTCATGCCGATGATCTTGAAATGTTGCCGATACCGGTTGTCCGTTACGCTCTGCGTAGCGGTGATTATGCGGCCGGGGTTTATGTTCGCCATAATCCTCTGGACAACAACCAGATAGACTTTATTTTTTTCAATGGCGACGGACTCGATATGCCCACCACCAAACTCAAAAAAGTCGAACGCCTCTTTTTCGGCGAGGATTTCCGTCGCGCCAAACTCAATGAAATCGGACACCTTGATATGCCCCAGGGGATGCTGGAAGACTATCGAACCGATTTTATTACCTCGATTAAACCCGAGGTTATCCGAAAAGCCGGATTCAAAGTCGTCATTGACTATGCCAATGGTGGCTCCAGTATCGTGTTCCCCACCATTTTCTCCCAGCTCGGAATCAACCTGGTGGCTCTCAACGCCTTTATGGATCCCCGCCAGTTCTCGCGGCATCCCGATGAAATGGCTCAATCAATTGTCCAGTTATCCTCGATTGTCAAAACCCTCCATGCCGATATCGGATTTTTGATCAATCCCGCCGCGGAAAAATTGACCGTGGTCGATGAAAACGGTTTCTTTATCGACAGCCAGCTTTTGCTCTTACTGGTCGCCGACCTGTTTCTTCGAACCCATTCAGCCCGTCGAATTGCAGTCCCGGTGGCGGCCTCGATGGGGGTCGATGAAATCGCTTCCCGTTACAATGTCGAAGTGGTCCGGGTCCGCAATTCACATCTTTCGATGATGGAAGCCCACCAGCAGGGGAATGTTGATTTCGTCGGCGGCACCCTGGGAGGTTTCATTTTCCCCGGCTTCCAGATGGGTTCCGATGCCATTCTGGCGGCCGTGTATATCCTTGAAATGATGGCCAAGGAAAAAATCCGGCTGGGCGAACTGCGCGGCCACTATGAAAAATATATCCGTAAAACCATCAGTGTGCCCTGTCCCTGGTCCAAAAAGGGAACCGTCATGCGTCACCTGATTACCGAAACCGCCAATAAAGAGCGGCAGTTGATCGATGGGGTACGCGTGATTGAAAACGATGGCTGGGTGCTGATCGGCCCGGATAATCTGACCGCGGCCTTCACCATCCTGGCCGAATCGGAATCTAAGGATGTGGTCAATCAACTGATTTCCGATTATAAGACCATCGTCGAGAAGGCCCAGAGCGCCGAGGAGTAA
- the tmk gene encoding dTMP kinase, producing the protein MPPGYFITFEGIDGSGKTTQLQMAEKFLADNGRSTLVLREPGSTPISEKIRDLLLNPGLKINPVSELMLYLAARAELVAQVIAPAIDNGRIVLCDRFHDSTTAYQGYGRGIEVALVSRLNELAIGKYKPHLTFLIDVDYRTSLTRRKTATDRLEAENHEFFDRVRQGFLQIARNEPDRVIVINGNRTPVEIFIEVKDCLSRKMNII; encoded by the coding sequence ATGCCGCCTGGATATTTTATAACATTCGAAGGAATCGACGGGTCGGGGAAAACAACCCAGTTGCAAATGGCCGAAAAATTCCTCGCGGATAACGGCCGTTCCACACTGGTTCTTCGCGAACCCGGGTCTACGCCCATTTCGGAAAAAATCCGCGACCTTCTGCTTAATCCCGGTTTGAAAATCAATCCCGTTTCGGAACTGATGCTCTACCTGGCGGCACGCGCCGAGCTGGTCGCTCAGGTTATTGCCCCAGCCATTGATAATGGCCGGATTGTCCTGTGCGATCGTTTTCATGATTCCACCACTGCCTACCAGGGATACGGTCGGGGAATCGAAGTGGCTCTGGTAAGTCGTCTGAATGAACTCGCGATCGGAAAATATAAACCGCATCTGACTTTCCTGATCGATGTCGATTACCGGACCTCCCTCACCCGCCGCAAAACAGCAACCGATCGGCTGGAGGCGGAAAATCATGAATTCTTCGACAGGGTCAGACAGGGATTTCTTCAAATCGCCCGAAACGAACCGGACCGGGTGATTGTTATAAATGGAAATCGAACCCCAGTTGAAATATTTATCGAGGTTAAAGATTGTCTCTCCCGCAAAATGAACATCATCTGA
- a CDS encoding S41 family peptidase, which produces MSLPQNEHHLNPDQLKNHRRTMIWGMAIFFVLIFSVGGFSLYVFSDDSLSYSGDLVSSLRLISMLNHGESPTQMVREAREAVFDKLDRYSGYIEPRELDRVTEEFSGSYGGIGITIVGHEYGLMVMSVREDGPASRAGVRTGDIIIRVDSTDLRDIGSYRATFLLRGEEGTGVDITMVRNNLSDTLDFHLTREKLRLIHIPYAGLTARNTLYIRILDFESGLTSELLDILDTLYLNRKDSVKALILDLRGNPGGLLGEAIACSNLFLKKGMLIVGVKGRSRWRVEEYRATAKDITGGLPMAILVDRGSASASEILAGALKYAGRAILVGDTTFGKGLVQEYHGLGDGSGVRLTTARYYFEGKKFINDPADPKMDSGAGIPPDYYYHSNATDKFLTWLELSLLMRDFALKHKDDIIKYSPFTTTAPSWVDKFTVYAGENGFAYQSDLTTEAEFIRDEIVFKKYSDDAFRAIDNIYKISQEEDSRQFQAYSDYIRQRLYQIALEIEYGSARAYRDAIIPYRRDIILAEKILHHD; this is translated from the coding sequence TTGTCTCTCCCGCAAAATGAACATCATCTGAATCCCGATCAACTGAAGAACCATCGCCGGACCATGATCTGGGGAATGGCGATTTTTTTTGTTCTGATCTTTTCGGTCGGCGGCTTCTCGCTTTATGTTTTCTCCGATGATTCCCTGTCTTATTCCGGCGACCTGGTATCCAGCCTGCGTCTTATATCGATGCTCAATCACGGCGAATCACCGACGCAAATGGTTCGCGAGGCTCGCGAGGCTGTCTTCGACAAACTCGACCGCTATTCCGGCTATATCGAACCGCGCGAACTCGATCGGGTAACCGAGGAATTTTCCGGATCATACGGCGGGATCGGGATAACCATTGTCGGACATGAATATGGCTTGATGGTTATGTCGGTCAGGGAAGATGGTCCGGCCAGCCGGGCCGGTGTTCGAACCGGGGATATTATTATCCGCGTCGATAGTACCGACCTCCGGGATATCGGTTCCTATCGCGCCACCTTTCTTCTCCGCGGCGAGGAAGGGACAGGAGTCGATATTACTATGGTCCGTAACAATCTCAGCGATACGCTCGATTTTCATCTTACCCGTGAAAAACTGCGTTTGATCCATATCCCCTATGCCGGATTAACCGCCCGAAACACCCTGTATATCCGAATCCTTGATTTCGAATCGGGGCTGACCTCGGAACTTTTGGATATTCTGGACACCCTGTATTTGAACCGCAAAGACTCGGTAAAAGCCCTTATCCTTGATCTACGCGGCAATCCCGGGGGATTGCTGGGTGAGGCGATTGCCTGCTCCAACCTCTTTCTTAAAAAAGGGATGCTGATTGTCGGTGTCAAAGGCCGCTCCCGCTGGAGAGTCGAGGAGTACCGCGCTACGGCCAAAGATATTACCGGCGGCCTGCCGATGGCTATTCTGGTCGATCGTGGTTCGGCTTCAGCGTCAGAAATTCTGGCCGGGGCCCTGAAATATGCCGGGCGCGCCATCCTGGTCGGTGATACCACCTTTGGCAAGGGTCTGGTTCAGGAATATCACGGTTTGGGCGATGGTTCCGGCGTGCGGCTGACCACAGCCCGGTACTATTTCGAGGGAAAAAAATTTATCAACGATCCCGCCGATCCGAAAATGGACAGCGGGGCCGGAATTCCACCTGATTATTATTACCATTCGAACGCCACCGATAAATTTCTGACCTGGCTGGAATTATCTCTCCTGATGCGAGATTTCGCCCTCAAACACAAGGACGATATCATAAAATATTCGCCGTTTACTACCACCGCTCCGTCATGGGTAGATAAATTCACGGTTTATGCCGGGGAAAACGGCTTCGCCTACCAATCCGATCTGACCACAGAAGCCGAGTTTATCCGCGATGAAATCGTGTTCAAAAAATATTCGGATGATGCTTTCCGAGCGATTGATAATATCTACAAAATCTCGCAGGAAGAGGACTCCCGGCAATTCCAGGCCTATTCCGACTACATCCGCCAGCGCCTTTACCAGATTGCTCTGGAAATTGAATACGGTTCAGCCCGGGCCTACCGCGATGCCATTATCCCTTACCGCCGGGATATCATCCTGGCCGAAAAAATACTCCATCATGACTGA